The Zea mays cultivar B73 chromosome 7, Zm-B73-REFERENCE-NAM-5.0, whole genome shotgun sequence DNA segment AGCATCATATTTATGATATCTCTCCAACAAGGCGTGTGGAGGCTCTCCTTATGAATTTCAGCATCCATACATGAAGGCACCATCCATGCACACACTCACCAGTGGGCCAGCCACCACAAGGGACACGTCGTAGTCTAATGATAGGACCTTCTCTCTCTCCCTATTAGATTTGTTATAACCACTTGCGGTTAAGCGTCGGTGTCACTGACAGCAGGATGCACCATATTCTGCTGGTCCTCTCTAGCAAACAGGGCACCAAATCACACTAATCAGTTATTAGCTACCGTATCTAGTTGCTTTCGTTCATGCTATTTGTATATATATCTTCCTACGCATGCATGCGCGCTTTTGTGTTTGCCATACACATATCGCTGGCAATGTATATATAAATCACCCTATTTACTTGCAATATTTGGTAGGGCTATTTAATTTACAACCGAGTTGTAATTGTAGTacgttatatatttattttatttattatagtGCCAAGGTTCTTTGTTTTTATCGGTTTGGCAATTATGTTTTGATATGTACTGCAATTATTTACGTATTAAAAAACATATTCTATGGTGCATTTATTCAGCTAACTTGATTTTATAGTTGTTGGAGCATTTCTTATAAAGTTGGACATAAAAGAGAAGTTCACTTAAAAATAGGCTTTACATTTAGAAATATTTTTTTTGCATAATGAATATGTTAATGATGATCTTATATTACACATTGATAATAAATTGTGCAGGTAAAAAGAGCATGAATTTGGATATATATCTAGACAGACTAATATTTTTGAGTATTTATTGAAAGTTTTATGCATTTGGTGGCCGAGGATATCACAGTTCATGATTTAATAATGAAAGTTCCCAAGCTTGTTTCAAAAAAAATGAGAAATTTATGATCAAATAAAATAAGCGACGatatccattagtatatataaataccaATCTCATGTTGTCAATAGTGTAGGAGGAGTATATGTTATCATTGATATTTATGGCCAGTATTCCAGTTGGAGGCTGATTAATTATCCCACTCGCCAGAAACATGATGGGCTTGAGTTCATGCTTCTGAAATAGAGGCATCTGCCATCCAACTTTTCGGTGGAGTTCCAATCAATAGTTGCAAGATGGATTCTTCTGAGTTATTGTGGTGCCTGACGGCTGTGCATGCCTACCTTTCGGTTTTGCAGGAGTTTATGTGGTGCAGCTGTAGCAGAGAATGAATATCATGTACGTTTGGGATGCTATGATCTTTATTTCTGTATAGTTCTTAAAGGATTATGTATTTATGTTCCCTGATTTTTTTAAGGACAAGTCTTGTGTAGTAATAAGATCTGTCTCACGAGTCACTGGGATCGCAGACAGGAGTTGATCCAGAATTACAACATAGAAGGGTTCAAGTAATTAGGTGAAAAATAACTTAGGATATATACACATGCATATACTAATGCGTGTATATTCACATAAAATCATCTTCCATTTTATTGTGTTTTGATAATTTTTGTAGCTGAAAGACTCTATCAGTGGTTGTAGTAAAGACTGTAAGGGTGATCATTAATCTTAATAATCCGTAAACTATTTGATATATGAAACTTTTACACAATTTGACAAGATTTTTTTATCGAATCAGCAAGTAATTGTAATATATTTGGCTCTAGATGATTGTATACTCAAGGAGAAGCATCAAATTTGTCGAGCGCATAATAACTTTAGACTGAAATTCATGGATTTTATTATTAACGACGAATTTGATGTTTCAAAATGCGATACTTTTTTACTTGGGTAGACAAATTTATTTTAATTAAAAATTCCATATTTCATATTAAATTTGTGTGTATATATAAATAGTTCGGGAGGGTTAGAGGGGTCAAGGCCTCTGCCCCGTCCCCTTGGCTCCGCCCCTGGTTGATCGCAGATTCCAAGTAGTCTTTCCGTATTGCAAAGCAGAATTGTATCAATTATGTCTTTTTAAAATCTCACTCATGTGAAAAGTCTCTTATAATTTTTCTTAGTTTTCGGTAACGTATTTTTCTTTTTAGAGTGGAAGTTGCCTTGTCGTTGCAAAGGCCCATCTATCAAAGCCCGCATGCAGCGGAATAAGGAATAGATGGAGCTTATTTTTTATAATTCGATCCTGTTGTCAATTTTTTCAGCTTTTGTTTAAGGGAGTTGTTGGAGTATAGATGATAATTTATCTCTAAATTTTTGTAGCAAACAAAAACCAAAGGCGACAAAACAAACCGTACTGGTTCTAGTGTTCTACCGCAGCCCCGCGCGATGCAGAGAGACGAGATGAGGAGACAAGGGATCCGACAAGTCAGAGAGCTAGTTAGTGGCTGAGCACCGATCGCGGACGCCCAGTGCGCCTCCACCGCAGGATCCAGGCTGACCGTCCGTCCCCACGCGCGCACACGCGACGCTGACTCACCCGTGCCGTGTAGCTCCGAGCCCCCATCCCCGGCCACCGCGCGGGCGGGGCCCATCGCCGACACGCGGCGGCGTAACCGCCGTGCAAGCGCCAGCGTGCATCCCGGCTCCACCTTGTCAGCCTCGCGGTCGCTCGTCGGCACGTGCCCTCGGGGTTGCTGCTGAGTCACCCCGCCCAGCGCGTCGCCCGCCCCGAGACGCCATCTCTGTCGCGTCTAGGCGCAGCGCACCAGCTCCGTTTTCATACCAAAAAAACAGGCACGCGTGGGCCTAGGCCTTTCGCCGGACCCACATGTCATGCATTTCCAAAACGCGCTCTTCTTTTGTACCGCCGGCTCACGCTTTCTCACCGTGGGTCGGCTGCTGTTCCGTCCGCGCCTACTGGGACTTTTTCTTCTGGCCCTCCCGAGCCTTGGGTCACTGACACCCTGGCGCCACGGTGGGCATAACGGGAATTTTGAAACGGCCGCCGCCTGGCCCTGTCCCCCCGTGTGTGCAGAGCGTGGCTTTAAAGCGACGCCGTCGCCTCGCTAGCTTCCTTCCCCCATTTCCTCGCAGTCGCATCGCATCCGCCCTCCTTGCTTCACACGCGCGACGcgatttttctattctttttttgggTGGTAGTTGGCCAGGTCGGCGTAGGGATGGAGACGGCGGCCGCGGCGATGCTGGAGGCCGGGGTGGGGCGGTTCTCGCGGGCGCCGGCGATGGCCGCGGCGCTGCTGGCGGAGATGTGGGCGCCGCTGGCCGTGGCGCTAGCGGCGCTGGCCACGCTGCCCAGCCTGCTGCGCCGCCTGCAGGTCATCGTCCTGCGCCTCCGCTCCCGCGGGAAGGAGGCCATCCAGTTGCACATGGGGACCTACTACTCGTcctgcgacgacgacgacgacgacgaggacgGCGACGAAGACGAGAGCTCCGACGACGAGGTCGACGCCAGCTCCTCGGGCGACGACGGCGAGGATCTGAAGCGAATCGGGTTCTACGAGGGGGCCGCGGACGGCGTCTTCCCCTGGGGCGGCGCCGTAGTCCGGACCTGGCAGGGCCTCCCGCGCCGCTTCACGGCCTGCGCGTCGGGCGTGGGAGCTGTCGGCGGCGCCAGCGGAGGAGCGTTCCCTGCCGCTGTCAGGCTGTGGGGCGCCGGCACGGCCAGCGGCCAGCCGTGGTGGGCCTGCAGCGCCGATGAAGGCGGCTGCCGCGACGGCGCGGCCGCGGAGGTGGACCAGGTCGTCGTCGGGTGGCGGCGCGAGCACGCGTCGCAGCAGCGGCGCCGGCGGCGTGCCGTTCCCCTCGCTCACACGGGCAACTGAAACGGAACGGAACGGCAACGGGCAAACGAAGTTACGAAGTGGGTGTGTCGGATTTGTGAATATGCTGCAGGTCGACCAGCTGGAGATGCCGATTCCACGATTAGGGCCCACCTGTAAGTGGGTGGGACGGGCCCAGGCCAATGAATAAGGCGAAGGGACGGTGAGAGTGCCGGGAAGGGGAAGGATTGGTTAGGCGCCGCGCCGGATCGGTTGGTGACAACATTATTATTTTTTATTAGTAGTATAGGAAAGGAaaggaaaggaaaagaaaaaaaaactgggGCTGGTGCAGACGTTTGCACTACATGTTGTACTACTACGGTTACTCCCTGGGTGGGTGGGTTAGAAATGCGTGATGCAGCCGCACATCTTTTACCTGTGGTGATGACTGATGATGTGCACCTTGCACGCATGCAACTTGTACCGCCATTCTTTGATTGAATCATGTGGTGATCTAAAGAGAGGAAAATGGTGAGATCTCCTTGGGATTGATTTTTAATCTTGTCTTCTTCGTATGGTATTGGTGGTACCACCCCCTAGCTAGCTGCGCAGCTCCAGGCTGGGATGTACATCCGACGAAATCTATGCAGTGTACGATTGACATGTTTGTGGGTCCGTCACGGCCAGCCAGGCCTGGGAGAACTGCAACTTGAGTTTTTTTCCTATAAAAATCACTCAAAACCAGCTAAAAATGTTAGGAGAAAATCGTCATTTTATTGAAGTTACACGCTGCTGGCTTTTACGAGACTAATAAAATGACTCCGACGGAGAACGAATGAGCAAAAGCTAGAAAAAAAGGAGTGGAGGTCGTCGTTTTCTTATCAGCTTTTCTAAGGAGTGTAGGATATatacagcagaagaagaagaaaaaaagcgAACACGTAGCCGCAAACCGGAGACAAAACCTACAACTCGGATGTTGATTTCAAAGCGACGACGAGAGGTAAACGCTTTTATCTTTTGTGAATTTCGTGCGCCCCGGCACATGTCCAATAAATTAACAACGCCCCGGCGACAGCCTCGTGTTCGCGGTCGGCTAATTGCGCACGGTACGTTCCCGGGACATGGTGGTGTGTCTACGCTACGCACGCACGTTGTCGTCGCTTCCGGGCGTACCGTACGCGAGGACTGACTGGAAGGTTTCAGCAAGTCCTCTGCTCGTTTGCCATGTGCGTCGGACCGGACCTCGCGTCTCCAGCCGCCCGCCCATTCCTCCCTCTCCACATCCTTTCTTTCCTAGCGTAAGCTGAATCAAATGACCTCCTAGTTGTTTTCGTCATGCCACCGCTTGGTATCCCTTGACAGCGATTCCATCTTTGCATTTTAAGCAAACCAACCTAGCCTCAGTTTAGCTCCTTTTCTCGATTGGACAATCCCGAGCTGCTTCTGAACAATTGATCCAAATAAACTCAGCATACAGATCCGTGTACGCCGACTGTCCGGCTGTGTAGGCGATCCGTGTGTGTCTGCgctgagccggacggtccgcgcctattgGTCAGGCGGCCTAGGGTCAGACGGGCCGTGACCTATGGTTAGAGCGGGTTCTTCTCTACGCTGAGCTAGATGATTCGTGCCTAGTGGCCGGACGATCCACGTGTGCACATAGGCGGTCGCGTTCACCAAACAGCACCTGGATCTAAACCTCCGAGAGGGGCCCGTCAGAGATGTGAGATCTTAGCGTTTATCTTGTGATCGACATTGCCAATCAAGACGCCTACGGACGACGTAAAGTTGAAAGTAAAGATGAGATGGCTAAGTTACTGCTACTAATAAGGTATAAAAGTAAAGGCACGATAAATAGATTGATTTGGTTCGATTGTAGGTTGCTTAATCGGTCGTACCATTTTAAATATATAAGGCGAGATTTAGACCCATTTTAGGCGTCCTCGCCGTCCACAGCCAGACCGCACATAATTTCACTCGGTCACCTAAGACCATGATCAGCCAAAACACATGAGACCACATAAACAGATCGATTGAAATCAATGATTAGAGATGAAGCCACCTCAGTGCCAGCTGCAGCTGCAAACTGGCCATATATACTTTCTTCCTCACTGGAATGGAACGGCGGCGACGGCGACTGCTGCGGTGTAAAGTACAGCTGGAGCCCGCATCGTGCTACCGGAGACACGCCGACGTCGCGTCCGATCGATGATGGGAGGGTGGGGACGCACGACCTGTGAATGAACAGCAGCCAGGTTACTACTAC contains these protein-coding regions:
- the LOC103632552 gene encoding uncharacterized protein, which codes for METAAAAMLEAGVGRFSRAPAMAAALLAEMWAPLAVALAALATLPSLLRRLQVIVLRLRSRGKEAIQLHMGTYYSSCDDDDDDEDGDEDESSDDEVDASSSGDDGEDLKRIGFYEGAADGVFPWGGAVVRTWQGLPRRFTACASGVGAVGGASGGAFPAAVRLWGAGTASGQPWWACSADEGGCRDGAAAEVDQVVVGWRREHASQQRRRRRAVPLAHTGN